A segment of the Streptomyces sp. ITFR-21 genome:
CCGGCAGAACGACTACGTGCAGGCCGCCAGGGCACTGGGCGCCGGGAACTCCCGGCTGCTGCTGCGGCACATCACACCCAACGCCGTCGCCCCGGTCATCGTCGTCGGCACCATCGCGCTCGGCACGTACATCTCCCTGGAGGCGACCTTGTCCTACCTCGGGGTGGGCCTGCGGCCGCCCACCGTGTCCTGGGGCATCGACATCTCCGACGCCTCCAGCCAGATCCGCAACGCCCCGCACATGCTGCTGTGGCCCGCGGGCGCGCTGAGCGTCACCGTCCTGGCGTTCATCATGCTCGGCGACGCGGTCCGCGACGCCCTCGACCCCAAGCTGCGCTGAGGAGCCCGCGATGGCCACGAGCCTGGAGACGACCCCCGAGCCCGCCGCGGCCCGGGGCGGCCCGCTGCTCGACGTACGGGACCTGCACGTGGAGTTCCGCACCAGGGAAGGAGTCGCCAAGGCGGTCAACGGCGTCGCCTACTCGGTGGACGCCGGGCAGACCCTGGCGGTGCTCGGCGAGTCCGGGTCCGGCAAGTCGGTCACCGCCCAGGCGGTCATGGGCATCCTGGACTCCCCGCCGGGCTTCGTCACCGGCGGCCAGGTGCTCTTCCAGGGCCAGGACCTGCTCACCCTCGGCACCGAGCAGCGCCGCCGGATCCGCGGCGCCCGGATGGCGATGGTCTTCCAGGACGCGCTGTCCGCGCTCAACCCGGTGCTGTCGGTCGGCGAGCAGCTCGGCGAGATGTTCCGGGTGCACCGCGGCATGTCCCGCAGGGACTCCCGGGCGAAGGCGATCGAGCTGATGGACCGGGTGCGCATCCCGGCCGCCCGGGAGCGGGTCAGGCAGTACCCGCACCAGTTCTCCGGCGGGATGCGGCAGCGCGTCATGATCGCCATGGCGATGGCGCTGGAACCCGAGCTGATCATCGCCGACGAACCGACCACGGCGCTGGACGTGACCGTGCAGGCGCAGGTGATGGACCTGCTGGCGGAGTTGCAGCGCGAGTTCACCATGGGCCTGATCCTGATCACCCACGACCTCGGGGTGGTCGCCGACGTGGCCGACAAGATCGCGGTGATGTACGCCGGACGGATCGTGGAGACCTCCCCCGTGCACGACGTCTACCGGGCGCCGGCCCACCCGTACACCAAGGGCCTGCTGCGGTCGATCCCGCGGCTGGACCGCAAGGGCCGGGAGCTGTACGCGATCAAGGGCCTGCCGCCGAACCTGCTGCACATCCCGCCCGGCTGCGCCTTCCACCCGCGCTGCCCGCTCGCCCGGGAGGTGTGCCGAACCGACGTCCCGCCGCTGTACCGGGTGAACGAGCGGCGGGCGAGCGCCTGCCACTTCTGGAAGGAGACCCTCGGTGACGACAGTGCCGCAGCCGACCGGCCCTGAGCCGGCCGGCACCGGCTCCGCCCCCGGCCGGGAGCCGATCCTCAGGATCCGCGGCCTGGTCAAGCACTTCCCGCTGACCCGGGGCATCGTCTTCAAGAAGCAGGTCGGGGCGGTCAAGGCGGTCGACGGGGTGACCTTCGACCTGTTCGCCGGCGAGACGCTCGGCATCGTCGGCGAGTCCGGCTGCGGCAAGTCCACCGTGGCCAGGCTGCTGATGAACCTGGAACAGCCGACCGCCGGTGAGGTGCTGTACAAGGGCGAGGACATCACCAAGCTGGGCGGCCGGGCGCTGAAGGCGGTCCGCCGCAACATCCAGATGGTCTTCCAGGACCCGTACACCTCGCTCAACCCGCGGATGACGGTCGGCGACATCATCGGCGAGCCCTTCGACATCCACCCGGAGGTCGCACCCCGGGGGGACCGCCGGCGGCGGGTACGGGAGCTGCTGGACGTGGTGGGCCTCAACCCGGAGTACATCAACCGCTATCCGCACCAGTTCTCCGGCGGTCAGCGCCAGCGCATCGGCATCGCCCGCGGCCTCGCGCTGCGGCCCGAGGTGATCGTCGCCGACGAGCCGGTCTCCGCGCTGGACGTCTCGGTGCAGGCCCAGGTGATCAACCTGATGGAGCGGCTCCAGGACGAGTTCGGCCTGTCGTACATGTTCATCGCGCACGACCTGTCGATCGTCCGGCACATCTCGGACCGGGTCGCGGTGATGTACCTCGGCAAGATCGTGGAGATCGGCGGCGACGAGGCAATCTACGAGCACGCCACCCACCCGTACACCCAGGCCCTGCTGTCGGCCGTCCCGGTGCCGGACCCGCGGGCCCGCGAGGACCGGCAGCGGATCATCCTGACCGGTGACGTGCCCTCGCCGGCCGACCCGCCGTCCGGCTGCCACTTCCGCACCCGCTGCTGGAAGGCGCAGGAGCGGTGCGCGACGGAGGAGCCGATGCTGGCCGTCCCTGAGGTCTTCCGGGGCACCGGGGGCCCCGCGGAGCACCCGTCCGCGTGCCATTTCGCCGAGGAGAAGCCCGTCGTCCCGCAGTGACCCGGTCCGGAGGGCCGGCCGGGCGGGCTGATCCGGGGGGCCGGGGGCCGGGGGGCCGGGGGGCCGGACGCGGTGCGGGGTCCGGGCCGCCGGGCGGGCCTGTGGCCGGACGCGGGACGGCCCGTGCCCGGGGGTGGTGCCAGGGTGTCCCGGGGACGGGCCGTTTCCGGTCGGAGCCGGACCGAGGGGTCAAGGGGTCCCGTCAGCCGCGTCCTCGGCCGCGGTGAGCGCCGGGTCGAGGACGATGTCCTCTTCCCGCGCCGTGACCGTCGGCTCCTCCGGGAAGTGGCAGGCCGTCAGGTGGCCCTCCGCGTTCCCGCCGATCCGCACCAGCGGCGGCTCCTCCGTCGCGCACTTGTCCTGCGCCTTCCAGCACCGGGTGCGGAAGCGGCAGCCGGACGGCGGGTTGATCGGCGACGGCACGTCGCCGGCCAGCCGGATCCGCTCGCGCCCGTCGTCGTCCGGGTCGGCCTCGGGGGCCGCGGACAGCAGGGCGTGGGTGTACGGGTGCCGGGGCCGGCTGTAGATCGAGTCCCGGTCGCCGACCTCCACGATCTTGCCCAGGTACATGACCGCGATGCGCTGCGAGAAGTGCCGCACGATCGCCAGGTCGTGCGCGATGAACAGGAACGCGATGCCGAGCTCCCGCTGCACGTTCTGCAGCAGGTTGACGACCTGCGCCTGGATGGAGACGTCGAGCGCGGAGACCGGCTCGTCGGCCACGATCAGCTTCGGGCTGAGCGCCAGCGCCCGCGCCACCCCGATGCGCTGCCGCTGGCCGCCGGAGAACTCGTGCGGGAAGCGGTTGTAGTGCTCCGGGTTGAGGCCCACGATCTCCAGCAGCTCGCGGACCCGCTTCTCCCGGCCGCCGGCCGGGTTGACGTTGTTGATCTCCATCGGCGAGGTGATGATCGACCCGACGGTCTGCCGCGGGTTCAGCGACGCGTACGGGTCCTGGAAGATCATCTGGATCTCGGACCTGATCGGCGCCAGCCCCTTGCGGCTGAGGTGGGTGATGTCCTGCCCGGCGTAGCTGATCCGGCCGGCCGTCGGTTCCAGCAGCCGGGTCACCAGCCGGCCGGTGGTGGACTTGCCGCAGCCGGACTCGCCGACCATGCCCAGTGCCTCGCCGGCGTTGATCTCGAAGTCCACGCCGTCGACCGCCCGCACCGCGCCGACCCGCCGTTTGACCAGGAATCCGCCGTTGATCGGGAAGTGCTTCTGCAGGCCGCTGACCTTCAGCAGCGGCTCGGCCGCGTCGGGACGCGGCGCGGGGACCGTGTCCAGGGTCTGTTCACTCATCGTTGTTCCCTCGACTCCTGGTCAGCGCAGCCGCGGCTGGATCTGCTCATTGAAGATGTCGTGCTTCTGCTCGGCCGTGAGGTGGCACGCCGCCCCCCGGCCGGCCGGCAGCACCGGCCGCTCGGTGGTGCAGCGGTCGCCGGGCACCTGGTCGGTGAAGCCGCACCGGGTGTGGAACGGGCAGCCGGACGGCGGGTTGAGCAGGCTGGGCGGCGACCCGGGGATCGGCATCAGCGGCACGTCCACCGACGCCGACAGCCGCGGGATCGAACCGAGCAGGCCCCAGGCGTAAGGGTGCTCGGGGTTCTTGAGGATGTCCCGTACGGTGCCGCGCTCCACCGCCCGGCCCGCGTACATCACCACCACGTCGTCCGCGGTGTTGGCGATCACGCCCAGGTCGTGGGTGATCAGGATGATCGCGGTGCCGGTCTCCTGCTGGAGGTCCTTGAGCAAATCCAGGATCTGGGCCTGCACCGTCACGTCCAGCGCGGTGGTCGGCTCGTCGGCGATCACCAGGTCGGGGTCGCAGACCAGCGCCATGGCGATCATCGCGCGCTGCCGCATACCGCCGGAGAACTGGTGCGGGTAGTCGTCCACCCGGGTCTGCGGCTGCGGGATGCCGACCCGGGCCAGCATCTCCACCGCCCGTGCCCGCGCCTCCTTCTTGGACGCGCCCATGTGCTTGATGTAGGGCTCGGCGATCTGCCGGCCCACCGTGTAGTACGGCGACAGGGCGGTCAGCGAGTCCTGGAAGACCATGGACATCTTCTTGCCGCGCAGCTTCTCCAGCGTGCGCGGCGAGGCCCCGGTCAGCTCCTGGCCGTCCAGGATGATGTCGCCGCTGATCGTGGTGTTGCGCGGGTTGTGCAGGCCGAGGATGGCCAGGTTGGTCACCGACTTGCCGGAACCGGACTCGCCCACGATGCCGAGGGTTCTGCCCCGGTCGAGGTCGAAGGAGAGCCCGTCTACGGCCTTCACGGTGCCGTCCTCGGTGGCGAACCGGACGTACAGGTCGCGCACGGAGAGGAAGTGCTCGGTGCCCTGAGGTGCGGGCTCGGCCTCGGGCTTCGTCAGGATGGTCACGGCGGGTTCTCCTACCGGGTGGTGCGCTGGTCGCGGCGAGGGGTGGCTGCCGCGGTCACGCGAGCCGGATCCGCGGGTCGATGAGGGCGTAGGCGGCGTCGACGACGATGTTGAAGATCACGATCGCGGTGGCGCTGAACAGCATGACGGCCATCTCCATCGGCAGGTCCTCCTTGTTCACCGACTCGACCGCGAGGGTACCGAGGCCGTGCAGGTTGAAGGTGGCCTCGGTGATGATCGCACCGCCGAACACACCGCCGAGGTCGATGCCGAAGATGGTGATGATGGAGGCGGCGGCGCCGCGCAGCGCATAGCGGTAGAAGACGTACTTCGACCCCATTCCCTTGGCGCGGGCGGTCCTGATGTGGTCCTCGGACAGCTGCTCCACCATGAGCGACCTGGTCTGCCGGCTGTAGTTGGACCAGAAGATGACCGACATCACCAGGCAGGGCAGCACCAGGCCGTTGAAGGACGCCCCTGGATCGGAGGTCCAGCTCGGATCGGCCCCGCCCGACAGCCAGCCCAGGTTGTTCACGAACAGCGCGATCGCCAGTGGGCCGATGAAGTAGATCTGCACCGAGTTGCCGACCAGCGAGATCGAGCTGGCCACCCGGTCGAAGGTCTTGCCCTGCTGCCAGGCCGACAGCATGCCGAGGCCCACCCCGATGACGAGGAACGCGGCGGAGCCGCCGATGGCCAGCGACAGCGTGGTCGGGTAGCGGTCGGCGAGCTCGGGCCAGATCATCTGGCTGTCGGCGAAGGAGTAGCCGAAGCAGGGGGCCGGGCAGTTCTGTCCGTCCGGCATGGTGCGCCCGGTGAAGATGCCCGCCATGTAGTGCCAGTACTGCGCGTAGACCGGCTGGTCCAGGCCCATCCGGATCCGGATGGCGTGCACCACGTCGGGGTTGGCGCAGTTCTTGCCGCAGGCCAGCTGGGCGGGGTCGGCGGGCAGCACGAAGAAGAGGAAGTAAGTGACGGCGCTGATGGCCACCAGGATCACGATCGCGCCCAGAACGCGGCGTGTGAGGAAACGGAGCATCGGTGAGGCTCTTCCGTGGGGGCGCGGGCGGCGGCCGCGCGGTCAGGTCCGGGCGGCCGGCCCCGGCGGGTTGCACCGGGGCCGGCCGCTGTGAGGTCGGACTACTGCTTGACGTAGATGGTGCTGGCGTTGATGGTGCCGACCACCGAGTTGTAGGTGACGCCACCCAGACCCGAACCGTAGATGTTGAAGAACTTGTCGAAGAGGAACGGCACCTGGGCGGTGTCGGTCTTCAGCGAGTACTCCGACAGGGCCTCCCAGTCGGCGGTCTGCTTGGTGATGTCCGTCTCGGCCTTGATCCGGTCGATCTCGGAGTTGATGTGCGGGTCGTTCAGGAACGAGTAGTTGTTCGTTCCGTCGATCAGGTTGCGGCCGTCCATGGTCGGCGGGACCACGGTGGAGGCGTTCGGCCAGTCGGCGCCCCAGCCGGTGCGGTAGATGTCGTACTGGTTGTTCACCTTGCCGACCACCGTGTAGTACGAGGTCGGGTCGATCGCCTTGCGGACGACCTCGAAGCCCGCCTTCTGCAGCGCGTTGGCGATGGTCAGCGAGATGGTCTGCCACTTGGCCGTGTTGGCGTAGGCGAAGACCAGCTTCGGGTGCGGCTGACCGGCCTCGGCGAGCAGCTGCTTGGCCTTGTCCGGGTCACCGGTGGGCTTGGCGAGCTTGCCGAACGGGTCGAACTGCTTCCAGCCGCCGATGGTCGGGCTGAGCAGCGTGGTGCCGAGGTCGCCCTGGGCCGCGCCGCCGGCCGCCTGCTGCACCTGCGACATCGGGAACGCGTAGGCGATCGCCTGGCGGACCTTCGGGTCGGTGACGCGCTTGGTGTTGATGTCGAGGGTCTCGACGTAGGGCTGGTACTCGTTGACCGTCCGGGACTTGAAGGACGGGTCGGTGACCAGCTTCTGCATCACCGACGGGTCGGCGACACCGGACAGGTCGATCCCGTTCTTGTCGTCACCGGCGCCGGCGATCAGCCGCTGGGACAGGCTGGGCTGGGCTATGCCGAGCTCGAAGTTCCACTTGTCCGGGTACGCGTTGCGGATCGGGTCGGTGGCCGGGTCCCAGTTGGGGTTGCGCTCGAAGACCAGCGACTTGCCCGGCTTGTACGAGCTGATCTGGTACGGGCCGGTGGAGACCGGGTGGTTGTTGTACGCACCCTTGTCGTCCTTGGACTTCTCCACCGGGGACGTCACCGGCATCGCCATCGCGTACGGGGCGTCCGCGTGGGGGTCCTTGAAGTGGAAGACGATGGTCTTGGGGTCCGGGGTGGCCAGCAGGGTGTCCGGGATCTCCTTGCCGCTGTACGGGCCGGTGTACAGCTTGCGGTAGTCCGGGCCGTACAGCCACTGCTGGATGTACTGCGGACCCTGCGTCTCGAAGTCGGCGTAGAGCCGCTCGATCGAGTACTTGATGTCCGCCGAGGTGATCGGCGTGCCGTCCTGGAACTTCACCCCGTCCTTGAGCGTGTACGTCCAGGTCTTGCCGGCGTCGGACATCTTGCCGGTGTCGGTGGCGAGGTCGCCGACCAGGATCGTCTTGCCGGTGGTCGGGTCGATCTTGTAGCCGGTCAGGGTACGGGCGTACAGCGCGGAGACCGACAGCTGGTCGCTCACGTACTGCTGAGCGGGGTCAAGGTAGTCGAAGCCGGCCTGGTCCAGGTCGTTGACCGTGCCGCCCTTCGTCGCGCCCGGAACCGCCGGGGCCGGACCCTTGGAGTCAGTCGCGGTGCCGAGACCGTAGTTCGGGACCGGCGGCGGGGTGGACGAGGCACTGGCGGAGTTGCCCCCTGTGCTGCTCGTGCCGCCGCCACCGCCACTGCTGCACGCAGCGGTCAGCGACAGCGCCCCGACGGCCATAATGGCGGCCGTTACGCGAGCCTTGCTGTATCTCATGAAATCCTGCCTGTCACTGGACTGAACTGCCACCGATGCCGGCGTCCGGATACTCCGTGGTCAGGTACCGGTACGACGACCTGGACAACTTGGAACGTGCTGGCGCGTTAGCGCAGGGTCTTGGGGTCGAGAGCGTCCCGGACCGAGTCCCCGAGCAGGTTGAAGGCGACGACGAAGAGCACCATCGCGATGCCGGGGAAGAACATGAAGGTGATGTCGCTCTGGTAGTACGTGGCGCCCGTCTGGAACATCAGGCCCCAGTCGGGGGTCGGCGGGAGCATGCCGACGCCGAGGAACGACAGACCGGCCTCCGAGGTCACGAAGACCGGAAGCATCAGGGTGGTCTGCACCAGGATGGTGCTCCACAGGTTGGGCAGCAGCTCCTTGCTGATGATCCGCCACGAGGAGGCGCCGCTGATCCGGGCGGCCTCGACGAACTCGCGTTCGCGCAGGCTGAGCACCTGGGCGCGGATCAGTCGGCCGATGCTCATCCAGCCGAGCAGGAACTGCACGCCGACCAGCACCAGCGGCCTGACCCACCAGGGTTCCTGGTCGCCCACGCTGACGAACAGCGCGATGGCGACCGGGGAGAAGGCGATGAAGAACAGCTGGCTCGGGAAGGACAGCATGAAGTCGGAGAACCGGCCCATGAAGAAGTCCGTCTTACCGCCGAGGTAGCCCTGGGTCAGCCCGAACAGGACGCCGACCAGCACCGAGAGCACGGTGACCGCGGCGGCGATCCCCAGGGAGTTGCGGATGCCGAAGAGCAGCAGGGTGAAGACGTCGCGGCCCAGGCGCGGTTCCAGGCCGAACCAGAAGTCGCCGTCGACGCCGCCGTTGGGCTTGAGCGGCAGGCCGTAGCTGTTGAGCAGGCCGTTGTCCTGGCCGTAGAGGTCGTACGGGTTCTTGCCGTAGAGCTTGGCTATCAGCGGCGCGAGCACCGCGACGACGATGAAGCAGAAAACGATGATCGCACAGGCGATGCCTGTCTTGTCCCGCTTGAAGCGGATCCAGGCGAGCTGCTGCGGGGTACGGCCGGCGAGCTCGGGGATGCCCTTACCGCCCGGGGTGCCGGACGTGCCCTCCGGTTCGAGGGTGAGGCTGTCGCCGTCCGTGGCAGCCTGGCTTGGACTCGTCATTGGTTACATCCCCCGGGACCGAGAGCGTGCGATGCGACGCGGGTTGCGCGACGCGGGTTGAGCGGACTTTCGCAATGGAATCAACGTTCAGTCAAGGGGGGGAGGTGGGAAGAAAGCCTGTTGTTTGGCATCTTGAGCGAAGATTTTGCAGATCGTCCTCCGTACGTGCTTGACAGCGCGCGAAAACATCGGGCAATTCGGATATGTCGGTACGAAGCGCGTTAACATGCAAGCAACTTAGCCGTCGCAACTCCGATATACGGACGTAGCAGTCTGAACAACGTACGGCCGTGCGGGTGCCGTAGGCCGACCGGGGCGCGCCATGCTGCCCCGGTCGGCCGTTCCATGCATGCCCCAACCATCGATACCGCCGTGCAACCACAGGTACGGGTGGGAGGCGTCGGACGTTTCACGACGCCGGGGGGAAAGCCGGCGGGCGGGCCCGCGGCGAAGCCCCGCACCGGCCCGCGGGGGGATCAGCGGAGCGGTCCGCGGGGGACGCGGGCGGTGCCGGGGGAGTCGTGCGGGGGACGCCGCCCGCCGGACGGCGATCGGCGGTCCGATCCATGTTGCCGCCCCAGCTGCCGCCGGAAACCGATGCCGGAAACCGATGCCGGAAACCGATGCCGGAAACCGATGCCGGAAACCGATGCCGGAAACCGATGCCGGAAAGCGGGGCCGGAAAGCGGGGCCGGGGCGTCCGGTCAGCGGACGGGCAGCGACCGCTTGAGGAAGTCCACCTGGAGCAGCAGCAGGTTCTCCGCCACCTGCTCCTGCGAGGCCATGTGCGTCACACCGGACAGCGGCAGCACCGTGTGCGGCCGGCCCGCGGCCAGCAGCGCGGCGGACAGCCGCAGGCTGTGTGCCACCAGGACGTTGTCGTCGGCCAGACCGTGCACCACCATCATCGGGCGGGCCGGCTCCGCGGCGTCGCGCAGACCGCCGTCCTCGGTGACCACCGAGTTGCGGGCGTAGACCTCGGGCCGCTCGTCCGGGTGGCCGAGGTAGCGCTCGGTGTAGTGGGTGTCGTACAGCCGCAGGTCGGTGACCGGCGCGCCCACCACCGCCGCGTGGAAGACGTCCGGGCGGCGCAGCACCGCCAGCGCGGCCAGGTAGCCGCCGTACGACCAGCCGCGGACGGCCACCCGGCCCAGGTCCAGCGGGTACGGGCCGGCCAGCGCGTGCAGCGCGGCGACCTGGTCGGCCACCGACACTTCGGCGAGGTCGCCGGCGACCGACTTCTCCCAGCCGGGGGAGCGGCCCGGGGTGCCGCGGCCGTCCGCCACCACCACCGCGAAGCCCTGGTCGGCGAACCACTGGGACTCCGCCAGCGCGTTGTGCGCCGCGAGGACCCGCTGGCCGTGCGGGCCGCCGTACGGGTCCATCAGCACCGGCAGCGGGCCGTCGGCCGCCGTGTAACCGGTGGGCAGCAGTACCGCGGTCGGGATCCGGCGCTCGCCCGCCAGCAGCAGCCGGGGCCGGCAGTCCAACCGCGGCGCCTCGGCGTACGAGGCGATCTCCGCGACCGGGACGCCGTCGCGCAGCACCACGGTGGTGCGGCCCGGCCGGTCCGGGGCGGCGGAGGACAGCACGGTCAGCCCCCCGGCGCGCACCGCCGTGTGAACCCCGGGCCGCTCGGTGATCCGGACCGCCCCCGAGGCGCTCACCCGGTAGACGTGCACCTCGCCGATCTCCGGGTCGGCGGCCTGCTCGCCCGCGGAGGCGGCGACCAGCACGTCCGGCCCGCCGGCCTCTTCTCTCTCTTCTCCCTCTTGTTTTCCTGCTGTCCTGCCATCCCCGCTGGCTCCGGCGGTCGCGCCCGACCCACCGGTCCCGTCGCCGGCCCCGTCACCGTCGCCGGCGGCCGGCCCGGACCGTTCCGGCGCCGCGCCGCCGACGCCCAGCAGGGCCCGCAGGTGCAGATCCCCGCCGGTCAGCGTCCTTTCGCCCACCTTGAGGACTCTTGCGCCCTCTTCGTCCGCAATTCTGACCAGCTCACCCGAGGGGCCCCAGGCCGGCGATCCAGGAAAAAGTTCCAGCCAATCTCGGTCCTCCTCCGCCAACACGGTGCCGGTCGCCCCCGTCGCCGGGTCCACGGTGAGCAGCAGCTGCTCGCGCTGGTCCCGGCGCTGCACCACCAGCAGCGGCGGGCGGCCCGCCGACCACCGCACCGACGCCAGATACGGATACCGCTCCCGGTCCCAGGCCACGTCGCGCCGCGAGCCGTCCAGTCCGAACAGGGCCAGTGAGACGTCCGCGTTGGCGGTGCCCGCCGCCGGGTACGCCACCGGGGCCGGCGCCCGGTCCGGGTACGCGGGCTCGGCGATCCACCACCGCTCCACCGGCGACTCGTCCACCCGGGCGGCCAGCAGCGCCGAGGAGTCCGGCGCCCACCAGAAGCCGCGGGTGCGCCCCATCTCCTCGGCCGCGAGGAACTCCGCCAGCCCCCACGTCACCTGTCCGCCGTCGGGCTCCACCACCACCCGGTCGCCCTTGCCGCCGGTCTCCACCACCCGCAGCGCGCCGCCCGCCGCGTACGCCACCCAGCGCCCGTCCGGGGACGGCCGGGGGTCCATCACCGGGCCCGGCACGGCCACTTCACGCGCTCCCTCGGCCCCCGGCCGCAGGCCGGCGACGAACAGCCGCCCGGACAGCGCGAAGGCGGCCGTCGCGACATCCGCGTCCACCGCGAACCCGACCACACCCGCCGAGTGCTCCCTGGCCCGCTCCCGCAGCGCCCGCTCCGCCGCCGACAGCAGCTCCGCACCGCCCCCCAGCAGCCGCGCCGGATCCCCCACCGCCCGCTCCGCCGCCGGGCCGCCCACGGGCACGTCCAGCACCCACAGTGCCTGCGTCCGGTCCGTCCCCGACCGCGTCCGCAGGAACGCCACCCGCTCCCCGTCCGGCGCGACCGCGAAGGACCGCGGCACCCCGAGGGAGAACCGCTGCGTCCTGGCGCTGTGCCGCGGGAATGAGAGGTACGTCATAGCCAGGACACTAGATGCTGCCTCCGACAACCGCCTCCGTTTTTGCACCGCGACCCGCCCCGCGCTCCTGACCAGCGCCGGAGCACACTCCCTCGGCTCCCGGCGGCGCCCCGGGGGTGGCTGGAAACCGTCATGCGCCCCCGCGTGCTTCCGTGCACCGACTTATGCGGTGGCACGGAAAGTTATGATCCGTAGCCGTGGGTGGGTAAGAAGCGAGTGGCAACTGACATGACCCTGCGTACCTGGAGGTGGCCGCTGTGGCACTTTCGATTTCGGCGGTGCTGCTGCTGCTGGTCGTCGTGATCTTGCTGATCCGCCGGTCCGGGCTCAAAGCGGGGCACGCCATCGCCTGCGTTCTTCTCGGCTTCTACCTGGCGGCGTCCTCGATCGCCCCGACGATCAGCGATTTCACCAGCAACGTGGCCAATATGATCAGCGGCATCAAGTTCTGAGGCCGCTGATCCTTCCGTCCGGCCGGGCCGGGCGGGGCGGGCCGGACGGCGGTCGTAGGCTTCGGTCATGACCGAGCTCCCCGACCGGCGGCTGCTGCTCGTCCACGCCCACCCGGACGACGAGACCATCAACAACGGCGCCACCATGGCCAAGTACGCCGCCGAGGGCGCACTGGTCACCCTCGTCACCTGCACGCTGGGCGAGGAGGGCGAGGTCATCCCGCCCGAACTGGCCCACCTGGCGGCCGACCGGGACGACACCCTCGGCGAGTACCGGATCGGCGAACTGGCCGCGGCCATGGCCGAGCTGGGCGTCGCCGACCACCGCTTCCTGGGCGGCCCCGGCCG
Coding sequences within it:
- a CDS encoding DUF2304 family protein codes for the protein MALSISAVLLLLVVVILLIRRSGLKAGHAIACVLLGFYLAASSIAPTISDFTSNVANMISGIKF
- a CDS encoding prolyl oligopeptidase family serine peptidase; translated protein: MTYLSFPRHSARTQRFSLGVPRSFAVAPDGERVAFLRTRSGTDRTQALWVLDVPVGGPAAERAVGDPARLLGGGAELLSAAERALRERAREHSAGVVGFAVDADVATAAFALSGRLFVAGLRPGAEGAREVAVPGPVMDPRPSPDGRWVAYAAGGALRVVETGGKGDRVVVEPDGGQVTWGLAEFLAAEEMGRTRGFWWAPDSSALLAARVDESPVERWWIAEPAYPDRAPAPVAYPAAGTANADVSLALFGLDGSRRDVAWDRERYPYLASVRWSAGRPPLLVVQRRDQREQLLLTVDPATGATGTVLAEEDRDWLELFPGSPAWGPSGELVRIADEEGARVLKVGERTLTGGDLHLRALLGVGGAAPERSGPAAGDGDGAGDGTGGSGATAGASGDGRTAGKQEGEEREEAGGPDVLVAASAGEQAADPEIGEVHVYRVSASGAVRITERPGVHTAVRAGGLTVLSSAAPDRPGRTTVVLRDGVPVAEIASYAEAPRLDCRPRLLLAGERRIPTAVLLPTGYTAADGPLPVLMDPYGGPHGQRVLAAHNALAESQWFADQGFAVVVADGRGTPGRSPGWEKSVAGDLAEVSVADQVAALHALAGPYPLDLGRVAVRGWSYGGYLAALAVLRRPDVFHAAVVGAPVTDLRLYDTHYTERYLGHPDERPEVYARNSVVTEDGGLRDAAEPARPMMVVHGLADDNVLVAHSLRLSAALLAAGRPHTVLPLSGVTHMASQEQVAENLLLLQVDFLKRSLPVR